Proteins encoded within one genomic window of Halodesulfurarchaeum formicicum:
- a CDS encoding DUF5796 family protein, protein MSQRSEVAPEPLGVELDEGGIYVSYQDNRRVFYNGIPELVTGTLRCRPGKDVQVLVTDESETEGVMTYVNELKTADDILESSGVGRVYLDPGESTELFEGVVASVDGLAVEITADMDAVDGRVFVFEEDELGEQMYELSED, encoded by the coding sequence ATGAGCCAACGCAGCGAGGTGGCCCCCGAGCCGCTCGGCGTCGAACTGGACGAGGGCGGCATTTATGTCAGCTACCAGGACAACCGCCGGGTCTTCTACAACGGCATCCCCGAACTCGTCACGGGCACACTGCGCTGTCGGCCCGGCAAGGACGTACAGGTGCTGGTCACCGACGAGTCCGAGACCGAGGGCGTGATGACCTACGTCAACGAGTTGAAAACGGCCGACGACATTCTCGAATCCAGCGGGGTCGGCCGGGTGTATCTCGACCCGGGGGAATCGACGGAACTCTTCGAGGGAGTCGTCGCGTCCGTCGACGGCCTCGCAGTCGAGATCACGGCCGATATGGATGCCGTCGACGGTCGGGTCTTCGTCTTCGAGGAGGACGAACTCGGGGAGCAGATGTACGAACTCAGCGAGGACTGA
- the surE gene encoding 5'/3'-nucleotidase SurE → MSGSLDILVTNDDGIESPGIRALAQELSTVGEVTVVAPADNKSAVGRASSREVRVRETDLGYAIEGTPVDCVVAGIGSLAPYPDVVVAGINKGANLGMYVLGRSGTVSAAVEAAFFDVPSIATSLYLPDEKWKRTLDIEAYDHAARATRHLVENAVGSGVFEEADYLNLNAPDPDVEPQGMRVTRPSRAYDMTAERDGEWVSLKDRMWQRMETQSLADGADTDRRAVVEGQISVSPLTAPHTPEGYGKLEDLVASY, encoded by the coding sequence ATGTCCGGGTCCCTTGACATCCTCGTGACGAACGACGACGGCATCGAGAGCCCCGGGATTCGAGCGCTCGCTCAGGAACTCTCGACGGTCGGGGAGGTCACCGTCGTTGCGCCCGCGGACAACAAAAGTGCCGTCGGACGGGCCAGTTCGCGGGAGGTCCGAGTTCGGGAGACCGATCTGGGATATGCTATCGAGGGGACCCCTGTGGACTGTGTGGTCGCCGGTATCGGTTCGCTCGCTCCGTATCCCGACGTGGTCGTCGCCGGGATCAACAAAGGCGCGAACCTTGGGATGTACGTCCTCGGCCGCTCGGGGACAGTCAGTGCCGCCGTCGAAGCGGCGTTTTTCGACGTGCCCTCGATCGCAACCTCGCTGTACCTGCCCGACGAGAAGTGGAAGCGCACGCTCGATATCGAGGCCTACGACCATGCGGCCCGGGCCACGAGACACCTCGTCGAGAACGCCGTGGGCAGCGGCGTGTTCGAGGAGGCGGATTACCTCAATCTCAACGCGCCGGACCCGGACGTCGAACCGCAGGGGATGCGCGTGACCCGCCCCTCCCGAGCCTACGACATGACCGCCGAACGGGACGGCGAGTGGGTGTCCCTCAAAGACCGGATGTGGCAGCGCATGGAGACCCAGAGTCTGGCCGACGGCGCTGACACCGACCGCCGGGCCGTTGTCGAGGGGCAGATAAGCGTCTCGCCGCTGACCGCACCACACACACCCGAGGGCTACGGAAAGCTCGAAGACCTGGTCGCGTCGTACTGA
- a CDS encoding prephenate dehydrogenase/arogenate dehydrogenase family protein translates to MDVLIVGAGAVGRWFAGLLDGPVAFADADRETAVAAAGEFETGSVASLSADDSYDVVVIAVPMRVAETVIREQAPRANRAVVDLTGSMVEPLAAMAAVAEERERMSLHPLFAPEHAPGRVAKSVGAGGPVVDELSRALVEAGNTVVPVEPAVHDDAMRTVQGQVHAAILAFGLASEPVPDELATPVYEDLQALRERVTSGTPGVYADIQETFDGVEALQAAVDRLAEADRAEFEELYRDAR, encoded by the coding sequence ATGGACGTGTTGATCGTCGGTGCCGGGGCCGTGGGCCGCTGGTTTGCGGGCCTTCTCGACGGCCCGGTTGCTTTTGCCGATGCGGATCGCGAGACGGCCGTCGCGGCTGCGGGTGAGTTCGAAACCGGTTCCGTGGCGTCGCTCTCGGCGGACGATTCGTATGATGTCGTGGTGATCGCGGTGCCGATGCGAGTTGCCGAGACGGTGATCCGCGAGCAGGCACCCCGCGCAAATCGAGCGGTGGTCGACCTCACCGGGTCGATGGTCGAACCGCTTGCGGCGATGGCCGCGGTCGCCGAGGAGCGGGAACGAATGAGTCTCCACCCGCTTTTCGCCCCGGAGCATGCACCGGGCCGGGTCGCAAAGTCGGTTGGAGCGGGTGGGCCCGTGGTGGACGAACTGAGCCGGGCGCTCGTGGAAGCCGGAAACACGGTGGTTCCAGTCGAGCCGGCGGTGCACGACGACGCGATGCGAACCGTGCAGGGCCAGGTCCACGCGGCCATCCTGGCTTTCGGACTCGCTTCCGAGCCCGTTCCTGATGAACTTGCGACCCCGGTTTACGAGGATCTTCAGGCGCTTCGCGAGCGGGTCACGTCCGGGACGCCGGGTGTGTACGCCGACATTCAGGAGACCTTCGACGGCGTCGAGGCCCTGCAAGCCGCCGTCGACCGACTCGCCGAGGCCGATCGGGCCGAGTTCGAGGAGTTGTACCGCGATGCCCGTTGA
- a CDS encoding M24 family metallopeptidase has protein sequence MDLSRLDEYLDSADLDGYLLDADSTDPSQYYLSGFDAPDPFVTLYTPAQTAILTSPLEYARAKTESRADAVRRLGDYDYREKRAEHGREQARSMVLAEFLAEFDVTAVGTNRRFPLFTADSLRDRQVTVQADPDDVIEEIRATKTEQELAHIREAQSANEAAMEAAEAMIADAEVGSDGDLQLDGEVLTSERVKATIERTLLDRGFALDDTIVASGQTGANPHDSGSGPIGVDEPIIVDIFPQSKTTKYHADMTRTFLKGEPTAEVADFYETTKRAKAAALETVEAGVTGADVHDAVCDVYENAGYPTLREDESTETGFIHGTGHGVGLAVHEQPQISPDGGELEAGQVITIEPGLYDPAVGGVRIEDLVVVTEDGYENLTDYSETLVV, from the coding sequence ATGGACCTCTCCCGACTCGACGAATACCTCGATTCGGCGGACCTGGACGGTTATCTCCTCGATGCGGATTCGACGGACCCGAGCCAGTATTACCTCTCGGGTTTTGACGCGCCGGATCCGTTCGTAACCCTCTACACACCCGCCCAGACCGCGATCCTCACCTCGCCGCTCGAGTACGCCCGGGCGAAAACGGAGAGTCGAGCCGACGCGGTGCGACGACTCGGCGATTACGACTACCGCGAGAAGCGGGCCGAACACGGCCGTGAACAGGCCAGAAGCATGGTTCTCGCCGAATTCCTCGCGGAGTTCGACGTGACCGCGGTGGGGACCAACCGCCGGTTCCCGCTTTTTACCGCGGACTCGCTCCGGGACCGACAGGTCACCGTTCAGGCGGATCCGGATGACGTGATCGAGGAGATCCGGGCGACCAAGACGGAGCAAGAACTGGCTCACATCCGGGAGGCCCAGTCGGCAAACGAGGCCGCCATGGAGGCGGCCGAGGCCATGATCGCGGACGCCGAGGTTGGATCCGACGGCGACCTCCAGCTCGATGGCGAGGTCCTGACCAGCGAGCGCGTGAAGGCCACCATCGAGCGGACGCTACTCGACCGTGGGTTCGCCCTCGACGATACCATCGTCGCGAGCGGACAGACCGGCGCGAACCCTCACGACTCGGGGTCGGGCCCGATCGGGGTCGACGAGCCGATCATCGTGGACATCTTCCCGCAGTCCAAGACCACGAAGTACCACGCGGACATGACCCGGACCTTCCTCAAGGGTGAACCGACAGCGGAAGTGGCGGACTTCTACGAGACCACCAAGCGCGCCAAGGCGGCCGCCCTGGAGACCGTCGAGGCGGGCGTAACGGGAGCGGACGTTCACGACGCAGTCTGTGATGTCTACGAGAACGCCGGGTACCCCACGCTTCGGGAGGACGAGTCGACGGAGACTGGGTTCATCCACGGCACCGGTCATGGAGTCGGGCTGGCCGTCCACGAGCAGCCCCAGATCAGCCCGGACGGCGGCGAACTGGAAGCGGGCCAGGTCATCACGATCGAACCGGGGCTCTACGATCCGGCAGTCGGCGGTGTCCGGATCGAGGATCTGGTGGTCGTCACGGAGGACGGCTACGAGAACCTCACCGACTACTCGGAAACTCTGGTCGTGTAG
- a CDS encoding chorismate mutase yields MSESNTPGETPTEDMSLDDLREEIRMIDHDIVELIARRTYVADTIAQVKAEQGLPTTDESQEQAVMDRAGANAEKYDVESNLVKAIFRLLIELNKVEQRENR; encoded by the coding sequence ATGAGCGAATCGAACACTCCAGGCGAGACGCCGACAGAGGACATGTCACTAGACGACCTCCGTGAGGAGATCCGGATGATCGACCACGACATCGTGGAGTTGATCGCCCGACGGACCTACGTTGCGGACACGATCGCCCAGGTCAAAGCCGAGCAGGGGCTTCCGACCACCGACGAGAGCCAGGAGCAGGCCGTAATGGATCGGGCCGGTGCGAACGCCGAGAAGTACGACGTGGAGTCGAATCTGGTCAAGGCGATTTTCAGGCTGTTGATCGAGTTGAACAAGGTCGAACAGCGGGAGAACCGGTAG
- a CDS encoding small ribosomal subunit Rsm22 family protein encodes MPVDRTAVRDTAKYLRQIRPIDPAEVSEYVPDQPDPRVLRQLLREMALELGIAEGPDGLFRPAATGPFRRPFDGVEGLPAAYDRELEALLVEQYGPDWHRGDSGAAIRERIERLKADYFAGRSVSYDWDLALAYAIYHLADYYASTQYLLAELSREGLVPSQARILDVGAGVGGPALAIADFFDVSNREPDSLPVLDYQAVEPAAAADVLEALLGSGPRNVSVSIAGETAEAFESNETYDLIFFNNVLSELENPVETAERYLDLLAPDGSLVLTAPADRNTSIQLREVERELETRGATVYGPTVRLWPNERPTEDCWSFDKQPDITVPGVQATLAEGADRAATVRNTSVKYSYSILRTDGERRNDLALSRSNVAMLGEMETHVGSRIDLVVAKLSRNLAEDGHPLYKVSDGSESENHFAVLVNETELNQALRRADYGDLLSVTNVLALYNDDEGAYNLVVDEETIVDT; translated from the coding sequence ATGCCCGTTGACCGAACGGCGGTCCGGGACACCGCGAAGTACCTCCGGCAGATCAGGCCGATCGACCCGGCGGAAGTGAGCGAGTACGTGCCCGACCAGCCCGATCCCCGGGTCCTCCGACAGCTCCTTCGCGAGATGGCCCTGGAACTGGGGATTGCCGAAGGCCCTGACGGGCTGTTCCGGCCGGCGGCTACCGGCCCATTCAGGCGGCCCTTCGACGGTGTCGAGGGCCTGCCGGCGGCATACGACCGGGAACTCGAAGCACTCCTCGTCGAGCAGTACGGGCCGGACTGGCACCGGGGGGACAGTGGGGCGGCCATTCGCGAGCGAATCGAGCGACTCAAGGCCGATTACTTCGCGGGCCGGTCGGTCTCCTATGATTGGGACCTCGCCCTGGCGTACGCGATCTATCACCTCGCGGATTACTACGCGAGCACCCAGTACCTGCTTGCCGAACTCTCGCGCGAGGGGCTCGTCCCCAGCCAGGCCCGGATTTTGGATGTGGGGGCCGGTGTGGGTGGACCCGCGCTGGCGATTGCGGATTTCTTCGACGTGTCGAATCGCGAGCCGGACTCGCTCCCGGTCCTGGACTATCAGGCCGTCGAACCCGCAGCGGCCGCCGATGTGCTTGAAGCGCTGCTGGGTAGCGGGCCACGAAACGTCTCGGTTTCGATCGCAGGGGAGACAGCCGAGGCTTTTGAGTCGAATGAGACCTACGATCTGATCTTCTTCAACAATGTACTCTCGGAACTGGAAAACCCGGTCGAGACTGCCGAACGCTATCTCGATTTGCTCGCTCCAGACGGCTCGCTCGTCTTAACCGCTCCGGCCGACCGCAACACGAGCATCCAGCTTCGCGAGGTGGAGCGCGAACTCGAAACGCGTGGCGCGACCGTCTACGGGCCGACAGTCCGGCTCTGGCCGAACGAACGCCCCACGGAGGACTGCTGGTCCTTCGACAAGCAACCTGATATCACGGTACCGGGTGTCCAGGCGACCCTGGCCGAGGGGGCCGACCGCGCCGCGACCGTGAGAAACACCTCCGTCAAGTACTCCTATTCCATCCTCCGGACCGACGGTGAACGGCGTAATGACCTGGCGCTTTCCCGGTCGAACGTCGCGATGCTGGGCGAAATGGAAACTCATGTCGGGAGTCGGATCGACTTGGTCGTCGCGAAACTCTCCCGGAACCTCGCCGAGGACGGACACCCGCTTTACAAGGTCAGTGACGGCAGCGAGTCCGAAAATCACTTCGCCGTACTGGTCAACGAGACGGAACTGAACCAGGCCCTTCGCCGGGCGGACTACGGCGATCTGCTCTCGGTGACCAACGTGCTGGCACTCTACAACGACGACGAGGGGGCTTACAACCTGGTCGTCGACGAGGAGACCATCGTCGACACCTGA
- a CDS encoding shikimate kinase: protein MDGRARAPAAGTVLNALATGYGSAFAIEEYVTAEVTLEGETVHGEIAGHPEADTTLIEAAARAVQAELGETGGLRIRTESDVPMAGGLKSSSAAANATVLATLSALGQADAMDREAAARLGVEAAREAGVTVTGAFDDASASMLGGLTITDNTADQLLDRDTVEWAVAVWIPPEQAFSADADVDRCQRIAPVAEVVRDLAEGGQYATAMTINGLAFAPALQQSTEPMIEALPEADGVSLSGTGPSYVAVGDESAIETVLDRWGKRDGRTIRTRTQNTGAIIE from the coding sequence ATGGACGGACGCGCACGGGCCCCGGCCGCCGGGACGGTGCTCAACGCACTGGCGACGGGGTACGGATCGGCCTTCGCCATCGAGGAGTACGTCACCGCGGAAGTCACTCTCGAAGGCGAGACGGTCCACGGCGAGATCGCGGGCCACCCCGAGGCGGACACGACGCTGATCGAAGCGGCCGCTCGGGCGGTTCAAGCGGAGCTAGGCGAGACTGGTGGACTGCGGATTCGAACCGAGAGCGACGTGCCGATGGCCGGCGGACTCAAGAGTTCGAGTGCGGCCGCGAACGCCACGGTGCTGGCCACGCTCTCGGCACTCGGCCAGGCCGACGCGATGGATCGCGAGGCGGCCGCCCGCCTGGGCGTCGAAGCAGCCCGTGAGGCCGGTGTGACGGTAACGGGCGCGTTCGACGACGCAAGCGCGAGCATGCTCGGCGGCCTGACGATCACGGACAACACCGCGGACCAACTGCTCGACCGGGATACAGTCGAGTGGGCGGTCGCCGTCTGGATCCCGCCGGAGCAGGCCTTTAGCGCCGACGCCGACGTCGATCGCTGTCAGCGGATCGCGCCGGTGGCCGAAGTGGTTCGAGACCTCGCGGAAGGCGGTCAGTACGCCACTGCGATGACCATCAACGGGCTTGCCTTCGCCCCGGCACTCCAGCAGTCGACCGAACCGATGATCGAGGCGCTGCCGGAGGCGGACGGTGTCTCGCTGTCCGGGACTGGACCGAGTTACGTCGCCGTCGGGGACGAGTCGGCCATCGAAACGGTCCTCGACCGGTGGGGGAAACGTGATGGGCGAACGATTCGAACACGGACCCAGAACACGGGGGCGATCATCGAATGA
- the aroC gene encoding chorismate synthase produces MNGNRFGRLFQISTYGESHGPGMGVVVSGCPAGLELDRAAIQAELDRRKPGQSHISTSRDEPDSVEIQSGIQDGYTTGTPIGLTIQNRDARSGKYEPFITAPRPSHGDFTYSAKFGTRNWGGGGRSSARETVNWVAAGAIAKQILETEDIEVRAHVSRIGDIESPPVTFEEMGKHTEETDVRCAHPETAAEMREVIEEYQRQGDSIGGAVSFEIQGVPRGLGAPRFDAVEARLGQAMMAVPATTAFEIGLGRGAGSVSGLERNDEWTVDEDGDPTPVENDHGGVQGGITTGEPIYGEVTLHAPTSIPSEQTTVDWETGEEKTVQVTGRHDPVLPPRAVPVIEAMAAITIVDFMLLAGRITPDRLDGRPGEYDTDYHPSRPE; encoded by the coding sequence ATGAACGGCAATCGCTTCGGTCGGCTCTTCCAGATCAGTACCTACGGAGAGAGCCACGGACCGGGAATGGGCGTCGTGGTCTCCGGGTGCCCGGCGGGCCTCGAACTGGATCGAGCGGCGATTCAGGCAGAACTGGACCGTCGCAAGCCCGGCCAGTCACACATCTCGACCAGTCGGGACGAACCGGACAGCGTCGAGATCCAGAGCGGGATTCAGGACGGTTACACCACCGGTACGCCCATCGGCCTCACCATCCAGAACAGGGACGCCCGTTCGGGGAAGTACGAGCCGTTCATCACGGCGCCGCGGCCGAGTCACGGTGATTTCACCTACTCGGCGAAGTTCGGCACCCGGAACTGGGGCGGCGGTGGGCGTTCCTCCGCTCGCGAGACGGTCAACTGGGTCGCCGCCGGAGCGATCGCGAAGCAGATACTCGAAACTGAGGACATCGAGGTCCGGGCCCACGTCAGTCGGATCGGCGACATCGAATCCCCACCGGTCACCTTCGAGGAGATGGGCAAACACACCGAGGAGACAGACGTTCGCTGTGCGCACCCCGAGACCGCCGCGGAAATGCGGGAGGTTATCGAGGAGTACCAGCGGCAGGGCGATTCGATCGGCGGCGCAGTCAGTTTCGAGATCCAGGGCGTTCCCCGAGGGCTCGGTGCGCCGCGGTTCGACGCCGTCGAGGCGCGACTGGGTCAGGCGATGATGGCCGTCCCGGCGACGACCGCCTTCGAGATCGGACTAGGACGGGGGGCCGGATCGGTCTCCGGGCTGGAGCGCAACGACGAGTGGACCGTCGACGAGGATGGGGACCCCACGCCGGTCGAAAACGACCACGGGGGCGTGCAAGGCGGGATCACCACCGGCGAGCCGATTTACGGCGAGGTAACCCTCCACGCGCCGACCTCGATCCCGAGCGAACAGACGACCGTCGACTGGGAGACCGGCGAGGAGAAGACGGTTCAGGTAACCGGCCGCCACGATCCCGTGTTACCCCCGCGTGCCGTGCCCGTCATCGAGGCGATGGCCGCGATCACGATCGTGGACTTCATGCTGCTCGCCGGGCGGATCACCCCGGATCGCCTCGACGGTCGTCCTGGCGAGTACGACACTGACTACCATCCGAGTCGCCCGGAGTGA
- a CDS encoding type II toxin-antitoxin system PemK/MazF family toxin, which produces MSERPAVRRGDIVIVRLDPAEGHEMKKTRPAVVVQNDIGNRNSSTTIVAPTTGTHRGYPFEVLVEADGSSFEKDSSVRLDQIRVVSIEKRIQSVVGSLSDPTMAKVDEALKLSLGLG; this is translated from the coding sequence ATGAGTGAGCGTCCCGCGGTTCGTCGGGGTGACATCGTTATCGTTCGCCTTGACCCTGCCGAAGGTCACGAGATGAAAAAGACTCGACCTGCGGTGGTCGTACAAAACGATATTGGAAATCGCAATTCGAGTACGACCATCGTTGCTCCGACGACAGGAACACACCGAGGCTACCCATTCGAAGTACTGGTCGAAGCGGATGGGTCATCGTTCGAGAAGGACTCCTCGGTTCGTCTCGACCAGATCCGTGTCGTCTCCATCGAAAAGCGGATTCAGTCGGTTGTCGGGAGTTTGAGCGACCCGACAATGGCCAAGGTGGATGAGGCACTGAAACTGAGTCTCGGTCTGGGTTGA
- a CDS encoding DUF7128 family protein, whose product MVTETTKDGVTWYVCEKCGMMFDDPEDARQHEANCDAEDPTYLQ is encoded by the coding sequence ATGGTAACGGAAACCACGAAAGACGGGGTCACGTGGTACGTCTGTGAGAAATGCGGAATGATGTTCGACGATCCCGAGGACGCCCGCCAGCACGAGGCCAACTGCGACGCCGAAGATCCGACCTACTTGCAGTGA
- the aroA gene encoding 3-phosphoshikimate 1-carboxyvinyltransferase, translated as MHATVSQSTVSGSVAAPPSKSYTHRAIFAGAYGGETEIHRPLVSADTRASMRAVEAFGAQVEQEDDSLTVSGFGDKPAVPADVIDCANSGTTIRLAMGVAGLVDGATVLTGDESLRSRPQGPMLDAIDQLGGHAWSTRGTDQAPIVVEGWADGGTVRIPGDVSSQFITSLLMAGARTDSGIEIALRSALKSGPYVDITIDVLAAFGVAVERTDVGFVVPGKQEYETPADGYTVPGDFSAASYLLAAGAVAGGEVTVEGLFPGPQGDSAIVEILERMGADIDWDEANGRATVSQSALSGITVDVGDTPDLLPTIAVLGAIAGGTTTIENCEHVRYKETDRVAAMAESLERMGVTVTEERDTLTIHGGESELTGATLDGRGDHRIVMSLTVAGLVADGETRISDAEDVAVSFPAFFDVLDQLGADLATE; from the coding sequence ATGCACGCGACGGTGTCACAGTCGACCGTCTCGGGGTCGGTCGCCGCCCCGCCTTCGAAGAGTTACACCCACCGGGCGATCTTCGCCGGCGCGTACGGCGGCGAAACCGAGATTCACCGGCCGCTCGTGAGTGCGGATACGCGGGCCTCGATGCGGGCTGTCGAGGCCTTCGGAGCACAAGTCGAGCAGGAAGACGATTCACTCACAGTGTCCGGCTTTGGCGACAAGCCAGCGGTTCCGGCCGACGTCATCGACTGTGCGAACAGCGGCACCACGATCCGGCTGGCGATGGGCGTCGCCGGCCTCGTGGACGGGGCGACGGTGCTGACCGGGGACGAATCGCTTCGATCACGTCCTCAGGGGCCGATGCTCGACGCGATCGACCAGTTGGGCGGTCACGCGTGGAGTACCCGGGGCACCGACCAGGCCCCGATCGTCGTCGAAGGCTGGGCGGACGGGGGCACGGTCCGGATTCCCGGGGACGTCTCCTCGCAGTTCATCACCTCGCTTCTGATGGCGGGCGCGAGGACCGACTCGGGAATCGAGATCGCGCTGCGGTCCGCGCTGAAATCGGGGCCCTACGTGGACATCACGATCGACGTGCTGGCCGCGTTCGGCGTCGCCGTCGAGCGGACGGATGTGGGCTTTGTCGTCCCCGGCAAGCAGGAGTACGAAACCCCAGCGGACGGCTATACCGTCCCGGGAGACTTCTCCGCGGCCTCGTACCTGCTCGCCGCCGGGGCGGTCGCCGGCGGTGAGGTCACGGTCGAAGGACTGTTCCCAGGCCCGCAGGGCGACAGCGCGATCGTCGAGATTCTGGAGCGCATGGGTGCGGACATCGACTGGGACGAGGCAAACGGCCGAGCAACCGTCTCGCAGTCGGCGCTCTCCGGTATCACGGTCGACGTGGGTGACACGCCCGATCTGCTCCCGACGATCGCCGTGCTGGGGGCAATAGCGGGGGGCACGACCACCATCGAGAACTGCGAGCACGTCCGCTACAAGGAGACAGACCGAGTGGCGGCCATGGCCGAATCGCTGGAGCGAATGGGCGTCACGGTAACCGAAGAGCGGGATACACTCACGATCCACGGCGGGGAGAGCGAACTCACAGGCGCCACACTCGACGGTCGGGGCGACCACCGTATCGTCATGTCCCTGACCGTTGCCGGCCTGGTGGCCGACGGTGAGACTCGGATCTCAGACGCGGAAGACGTGGCGGTTTCGTTCCCTGCTTTTTTCGACGTGTTGGACCAACTCGGTGCGGACCTGGCGACAGAATAG